The Deinococcus sedimenti genome includes a region encoding these proteins:
- a CDS encoding PRTRC system protein C, translating to MTNPTPGQPQALKRVFKFGDQVLDDPNPNMTPEQVKGFYAPQHPELTTAGIGSPVTDLKAGTVTTEFIKNYGRKG from the coding sequence ATGACGAACCCCACCCCCGGTCAACCCCAGGCCCTCAAGCGCGTCTTCAAGTTCGGCGATCAGGTCCTCGACGACCCCAACCCGAACATGACGCCCGAACAGGTCAAAGGCTTCTACGCCCCGCAGCACCCGGAACTCACCACCGCCGGAATCGGCAGCCCCGTCACGGACCTCAAGGCCGGGACCGTCACCACGGAGTTCATCAAGAACTATGGCCGGAAAGGTTGA
- a CDS encoding PRTRC system protein B, with protein sequence MANVFLTPAPQRRTPTPLAPELALLIYGNHQRSAILKHPVHDTPQGYVLGPGQLLSREDHQRLVDFTAGTGLTFTAPTTLATGLHCVCWWVPPHERPLLFDAKYDAARTIARLSGVPVPHPGLVFTASRDGLHVYAVRGDQRPTPDTALCHAPYWNMFSTAQVCRGTTLYPSRFTPDTQPEWEAAFFQSVFTGPSRTDRYMNWGRSYEELLTEARAQGAFPQGVLLDAGKTLADLA encoded by the coding sequence ATGGCCAACGTGTTCCTCACCCCAGCCCCGCAGCGGCGCACGCCGACCCCGCTCGCCCCGGAACTCGCCCTGCTCATCTACGGGAACCATCAGCGCAGCGCGATCCTCAAACATCCCGTGCACGACACGCCGCAGGGGTACGTGCTCGGGCCGGGCCAGCTGCTCAGCCGCGAGGACCACCAGCGCCTCGTGGACTTCACCGCCGGGACTGGGTTGACCTTCACGGCGCCGACGACGCTGGCCACCGGGTTGCACTGCGTGTGCTGGTGGGTGCCGCCCCACGAGCGGCCCCTGCTGTTCGACGCGAAGTACGACGCCGCCCGCACCATCGCGCGCCTGAGCGGCGTGCCCGTCCCGCACCCCGGCCTGGTGTTCACCGCGTCCCGGGACGGCCTGCACGTGTACGCCGTGCGCGGCGACCAGCGCCCCACCCCGGACACGGCCCTGTGCCACGCGCCGTACTGGAACATGTTCAGCACCGCGCAGGTGTGCCGCGGCACCACCCTCTACCCCAGCCGTTTCACGCCGGACACGCAACCCGAGTGGGAAGCGGCGTTCTTCCAGTCGGTGTTCACCGGACCCAGCCGCACCGACCGGTACATGAACTGGGGGCGCAGCTACGAGGAACTGCTGACCGAGGCCAGGGCGCAGGGCGCCTTCCCGCAGGGCGTGCTGCTGGACGCCGGGAAGACCCTGGCCGACCTCGCGTGA